Proteins from one Coffea arabica cultivar ET-39 chromosome 8c, Coffea Arabica ET-39 HiFi, whole genome shotgun sequence genomic window:
- the LOC140013759 gene encoding uncharacterized protein: MFNATCVVLSNIAVDGGSYSQRGDANFALNQLLSFKFVFTLHLMKGIMKITHLLCIALQRKSQDILNAIHLISSTTKLLKNFRDSGWNDFLVKVKLFREQHPIDIPCMNAQYIARRGRSRSHHDEISVEHYYRVDIFLATIDYQLQELHSRLNDHTVELLVLSTTLDLRNGFMLFKIDDICKLAEKFYPNDFMEQELVRLRIKLQHFELDIPNHPELQELSGINELCQGLELRS, encoded by the exons ATGTTCAATGCTACTTGTGTGGTTTTAAGTAACATTGCAGTAGATGGAGGTTCATACTCTCAACGTGGAGATGCAAATTTTGCTTTGAATCAGTTGTTatcctttaagtttgttttcacTTTGCATCTTATGAAAGGCATTATGAAAATTACTCATCTTCTTTGTATAGCATTGCAACGTAAATCTCAAGATATTTTGAATGCAATACATCTTATCTCAAGCACAACAAAGCTACTGAAGAATTTTCGAGATTCGGGATGGAATGATTTCTTGGTGAAAGTTAAATTATTTCGTGAGCAACATCCAATTGATATCCCATGCATGAATGCTCAATATATTGCAAGACGTGGTAGATCTCGAAGTCATCATGATGAGATTAGTGTGGAGCATTATTATCGAGTGGATATATTTCTTGCAACAATTGATTATCAATTGCAAGAGTTACATAGCAGGCTTAATGATCATACTGTGGAATTGCTTGTTTTGAGCACAACTTTAGATCTTAGAAATGGATTTATGCTGTTCAAGATTGATGATATTTGTAAACTTGCAGAGAAGTTCTATCCgaatgattttatggagcaagaaCTAGTACGTCTAAGAATAAAACTTCAACATTTTGAGCTCGACATTCCAAATCATCCTGAATTGCAAGAATTATCTGGTATTAATGAGTTATGTCAAGGCTTG GAACTCAGAAGTTAG